One genomic window of Trichomycterus rosablanca isolate fTriRos1 chromosome 1, fTriRos1.hap1, whole genome shotgun sequence includes the following:
- the LOC134319727 gene encoding exosome complex component RRP40-like, producing MEIIHSCFKAQIGEVVLPGDVFSFDVSSVEQDSAVKAEKIICGPGLRRNAEEILVYKSGILRHKHPNLYWIDSQQKRYVPAKGESVIGIITAKAGDIFKVDVGGSEQASLSYLAFEGATKRNRPNVQVGDLVYAQFIIANKDMEPELVCIDSCGRANGMGVFGSDGLLFRVSLGLVRRLLAPQSEIVKDLGSIFPFEMVVGMNGRVWVKAKTVQHTLIVANLLESCENMTAQQRKVLFKKVAEGSL from the exons ATGGAGATCATCCACTCATGTTTTAAAGCTCAAATAGGTGAGGTGGTTTTACCTGGAGATGTTTTCTCCTTCGATGTTTCATCAGTGGAGCAGGACAGCGCTGTTAAAGCTGAGAAGATCATTTGTGGACCCGGACTGAGACGAAATGCAGAAGAAATCCTGGTGTACAAAAGTGGGATCCTCCGCCACAAACACCCCAACCTGTACTGGATAGATTCTCAACAAAAGCGG TATGTTCCAGCTAAAGGTGAGTCTGTGATTGGCATCATCACAGCAAAGGCCGGAGACATCTTTAAAGTAGACGTGGGTGGCAGTGAACAGGCTTCCCTGTCCTACTTGGCATTTGAGGGAGCAACAAAAAGGAACAGACCCAATGTACAG GTGGGGGATCTGGTGTACGCACAGTTTATTATTGCTAATAAAGACATGGAACCGGAGCTGGTGTGTATAGACAGCTGTGGTCGAGCAAACGGGATGGGAGTTTTTGGATCAGACGGACTTCTGTTCAGGGTTTCTCTTGGATTAGTGCGCAG acTGCTTGCCCCTCAGAGTGAGATAGTAAAGGACCTGGGAAGCATCTTTCCCTTTGAGATGGTGGTGGGCATGAACGGCCGGGTTTGGGTGAAAGCTAAGACTGTTCAGCACACACTGATCGTAGCTAATCTTCTGGAGAGCTGCGAGAACATGACAGCACAGCAAAGAAAAGTTCTGTTCAAGAAAGTGGCAGAAGGTTCCCTCTAG
- the nudt22 gene encoding uridine diphosphate glucose pyrophosphatase NUDT22 has translation MDSEASVMIHCARGLQEHQVQVEISTRFNRRNVLEIDKHIEAVWNDRVTKEPWLFNGAKFRFHSAHLLTTVHDTSSNCSDEPTNSIQNCSKKLENHLLQKSITADHGEGDRTFVPKNQISRDTKGNCCRETTKEAQHDANSSSVINTPKQDQAILRLQLGLTCYKDFLGTNWSREAVNLQQRGKQELGDSQALLAQPLGVGAVLLTSDGQVVMLRRSQKVAEAAELLDIPGGHPEPKAVCQGVSEETISVELMQGSERAVVKEIFSSVCAEIRDEVNVPLTFLSPPVLMGIALNHLSAGRPSAEFFIRCSLTMEEIKDFYWRGGPEANESTDIVFLSRTEMLKLNENSPMWAELCPSAKGAVLLYQLVKPDHS, from the exons atgGATTCAGAAGCTTCTGTTATGATCCACTGTGCTCGGGGTCTTCAAGAACACCAAGTACAAGTAGAGATATCGACCAG GTTCAACCGCCGAAATGTTCTTGAGATCGATAAGCACATTGAGGCTGTGTGGAATGACAGAGTGACCAAAGAGCCATGGCTGTTTAACGGGGCCAAATTCCGATTTCATTCAGCACACCTCTTAACCACAGTCCATGATACCTCCTCAAACTGCTCAGATGAGCCAACTAATAGCATTCAAAACTGCTCCAAAAAGCTTGAAAACCACCTGCTTCAGAAATCCATTACTGCAGATCATGGTGAGGGGGATCGCACCTTTGTGCCTAAAAACCAAATCTCAAGAGACACCAAAGGCAACTGTTGTAGAGAAACGACAAAAGAAGCCCAGCATGATGCAAACTCATCCTCAGTGATAAACACCCCAAAGCAGGACCAAGCCATCCTGAGATTACAGCTGGGTCTGACCTGTTACAAAGATTTTCTAGGTACTAACTGGTCACGTGAAGCTGTTAACCTGCAGCAGCGTGGTAAGCAGGAGTTAGGAGACTCTCAGGCGCTGCTGGCTCAGCCACTCGGAGTTGGCGCTGTGTTGCTTACCTCAGATGGGCAGGTGGTGATGCTGCGCCGCAGTCAGAAGGTTGCCGAAGCAGCAGAGCTTTTGGACATACCAGGTGGTCATCCTGAGCCCAAG GCTGTATGTCAGGGAGTGAGCGAGGAGACCATCAGTGTTGAGCTCATGCAGGGCAGTGAGAGAGCCGTGGTTAAGGAGATCTTCTCCTCGGTGTGTGCCGAGATCAGAGATGAG GTGAACGTTCCGCTCACCTTCCTCAGCCCACCTGTTCTGATGGGAATAGCACTCAATCACCTCAGCGCAGGACGACCCAGTGCAGAGTTCTTCATCAG GTGTTCTCTGACGATGGAGGAGATAAAAGATTTTTATTGGCGTGGAGGCCCAGAAGCTAATGAATCTACGGACATAGTGTTCCTGAGTAGAACG GAAATGCTGAAGCTGAATGAGAACTCACCCATGTGGGCAGAACTGTGTCCTTCAGCCAAAGGAGCTGTGCTACTGTATCAACTAGTGAAGCCTGATCACTCCTAA